The following proteins come from a genomic window of Ailuropoda melanoleuca isolate Jingjing chromosome 2, ASM200744v2, whole genome shotgun sequence:
- the XIRP2 gene encoding xin actin-binding repeat-containing protein 2 isoform X2, translating into MARYQAAASRGDCRSFSANMMEESGMCTVPGGLARVKKQFEKDKFASSFNTLSQYQHQHHNRSEQEVIHSSQVDISRSSQEMERNEQEASKTHKSDVLGTEMAPHLKKHTEGIRQASQFHQYVQETVIDTPEDEEIPKVSTKFLKEQFEKSAQEKVLYSDKEMTPAKQIKIGSECEETFKPSSIVGTSSTSCMSTCQRKETSTTKHGDHSATSSTLVQVNATAMGKTEEFPPPPPDRFQNPIDVTAFSQSPEFPNPPRIPPVPKELYSKQRNLYELNRLYKHMHPELRKNLEKDYISEVSEIVSSQVNPGSSVSADVQQARYVFENTNDSSQKALNSEREHLEWDEILKGEVQSMRWIFENQPLDSINNGSPDEDDINKGIADQEIIAGGDVKYTTWMFETHPIDTLGDHSSGTEENAEKIPELARGDVRTARWMFETKPLDSMNKMHQEESVVTAVKDITGGDVKTVRYMFETQHLDQLGQLHSVDEVHLLQLRSELKEIKGNVKRSIKCFETQPLYVIRDGLGQMLEIKTVHREDVEKGDVRTARWMFETQPLDTISKDITEIKVVRGISTEENVKGGVSRAKWLFETQPLEKIKEESEEVIIEKETIIGTDVSRKCWMFETQPLDILKEVPDADPRRSEEIIGGDVQTTKHLFETLPIEALKDSPDVGKLQKITASEEERGDVRHQKWIFETQPLEDIREDKKEYIRTVKLEEVDRGDVKNYTHIFESNNLIKFDASHKIEVEGVTRGAVELNKSLFETTPLYAIQDHLGKYHQVKTVQQEEILRGDVRSCRWLFETRPIDQFDESIHKFQIIRGISAQEIQTGNVKSAKWLFETQPLDSIKYFSNTEEVENKAEQATDIVKGDVKTCRWLFETQPMESLYEKVSLVTGSEEIHKGDVKACTWLFETKPLDTIRADSEATVKLQTVKQEEIQGGDVRTACFLFETENLDSIQGEEGKEIKAMEMDIQAGDVSSMRHKFENQSLDSISSSSEEVLKKIKALKTEDIQKGNVLHCRWLFENQPIDMIKESQEGDELVKTVTDIQGGDVRKGCFIFETFSLDEIKEESDCISTKKRITEEVMKGDVKSYRMLFETQPLYAIQDREGYYHEVTTVKKEEVIHGDVRGTRWLFETKPLDSINQSETVYVIKSVTQEDIQKGDVSSVRYRFETQPLDQISEESRGARPTVDSIQGGDVKTSKQFFESENCGKNTYVRTVSVNEIQKGNVKTSTWLFETHTIDELRGEGSEYENIKTVTQEDMQKGDVKQAVWLFENQTLDSIKEADESTTKIIKEGIPSSDVKTTTWLFETTPLHEFNENRVEKVEIIGKSIKETLEELYSQKVIEAPGIIIAADEVGDVRMAKYKLMNQASPEIQKEEIIRVDLRNIMVNLLSKRDCTKREIRVSEEEKGNVNLTKTQLLNRSTEFHAEKEEIVSGDVQQAIKNLFSEERSVKKGIIIQEDERGDINMTIYCLLHENAGDTVEREEVIGGDVKRTIHNLLSSISNNKISERAKIDASERGNVQFFTTCIEIGALDYLKQLQTGSSETLTARKQEREEEIIGGDVEGTKLLLKKRQSQVERTVNETDIIPGDVHNTVKVFMTEPQTTFCKTPKEDIIKGDLKSTLNSLSQAINQKTVAKTEEIIKGDMLATLKSLKESNHQWKESKQPNAIPADIEKAIECLEKTTNTRTEILKKELIRDDLEISLRNLKEAQRAFKEVDKRGVMKEDVKGVMGGSSEEQKTKIHQVAVQRDTKNVLQPRPGPFEPAARWQGGADISNQTIGKSYHGNLIEERTEVTLPKAPKGTVKIVIDREQNNDALEKSLRKLSNSHHKATNNVLESGDRVGVWPETIAEQHLSDEHVGRQLTSTLSSEENLKTKESETVREQKTAVFNCTQSIDKTVGKQQTQTCKLRKDHQQTESFSVKSPKITKNTKIPTDKQSPKPSPTQGLVNMTVGETCKVSEDFQKQTLLEQEIQCSNKTIKKKNMNPQPTLPIDQDISNITELKVSPKSHSKFKATDKKQADVHLQSQDFLMKTNTSTDLKMAMETSFNSINFNAENNGKESEGSLPPPSPPPPPPSNASSEIEFPLPPPPPLAMLPEKNAPEMIKAEFESFPGLPLPPPPEDDKSEREGLSVFPPPPPPPTPSLKPAHLLSCSVQEKHRGTFIQYSQEASSSQQTHSQAKVLTGKSGVLLPPPTLPKPKFPKRIEDKKNHGSPKVELENSLPDMECKITPSNDQKRVITATSSEHTEMKQNISRRGLDERKQLSMDSMRSLSQTVPETSLPKEKTMAPIIKSHSFSAGSGQQSPKPYMRKFKTPLMIAEEKYRQQREELEKQKHESSCYNIVKTESPNQNMPELQKKVLLQKTNEEAPLPGMDSGVTLVQPNPNSQSHPQVLGVCTDNQLSTAPAGTVTAKGLQHVVAASEDKATMKKEVLQSSRDTLQSVSACEIKQRHQECSTQQTQQKYLEELHLPQRKPVSPSFKVKTIKLPTADRKSNETDHIYESRKKQSDVDVQTISKEQCQKTEKTEATSTEYDNKQSVAEKYYQLPKKEKRVTIELPMEPTGKSHESQLTIVPEKQGEFRQSENGKPQGSERTNQEPSTIGPKEERLRVERKREHLNKSAQKVVKQKVTNVHLDSQIQNIQQTQIQTSESQVEHKKLPQPYNNLQEEKCLGVKGIQQKQVFSDSKDSKQEITQSKSLFSSVKESQQDDGKCAINILEFLRKREELQQILSRVKQFEMEPDKNGLKTFRTLLNIIPVWLLSEEKRQYGVCIAMENNTEKIKEEITRIKTQAEDMLVSCENIIQTAMIASKEEKQRNKLTSLNETLSKVSNVSEQQENTIVEKTEHRQVATHEEATAHSRVKTHQEIKLDDGKISPPSLKTRPPSPTFITIESTARRPETSTKDELSQSPKKDSVAEPSPRSPVSQTSRAGTAHASPSPPRSRSEQLVKLKDTTAKLARGAAPCPSVTPVPIVEKRSEIITSPATLRRQIKIETRGRDSPPTITIPISVNHVDGGPFRRSMKAQEEIRQVEKRATYAHKDAVNSAQRLLPDAESFDSVEIIRTVEGPRRTEHTQRYEAANRTVQMAENFLSDHENEINRWFREFEAGPVFEAKSNRRVYTNGEADHNMNQESRSFCKEEFGLTSLENTSFTGFSCNRPRESQEKVPAKQPSVHSETRSVSERFSGVDAFEGQVVGSTMTTVSSSHSSEAGKSGFDFKHAPPTYEDVIAGHSLDISDSPEELRRNFQKAWQESESVFKSLGFANSDASAAEMRTTFQGESAFISEAAPPRQGNMYTLSKDCLSNGVPGSRQAEFS; encoded by the exons gaGGTGATCCACAGCAGCCAGGTCGACATTTCAAGAAGcagccaagaaatggaaagaaatgaacaagaaGCTTCCAAAACACACAAAAGTGATGTTCTTGGAACAGAAATG GCCCCTCATCTTAAAAAGCACACTGAGGGAATAAGACAAGCTTCTCAGTTCCATCAGTATGTTCAAGAAACAG TCATCGATACACCTGAGGATGAAGAGATTCCGAAGGTTTCAACTAAGTTTTTAAAGGAGCAATTTGAAAAGTCTGCCCAGGAAAAGGTCCTTTATTCTGACAAAGAGATGACCCCAGCCAAGCAGATTAAA ATCGGAAGTGAATGTGAAGAGACTTTCAAGCCATCATCAATTGTGGGCACCTCTTCCACTTCCTGCATGTCGACCTGCCAGAGGAAGGAAACATCAACCACAAAACACGGTGACCACAGTGCCACTTCCTCAACTCTGGTACAAGTTAATGCCACTGCTATGGGAAAGACAGAAgaatttcctcctcccccacctgatAGATTTCAAAATCCAATAGATGTGACAGCATTTTCCCAGTCCCCTGAATTCCCCAACCCTCCTAGAATACCACCAGTACCCAAAGAATTATATTCTAAGCAAAGAAATTTGTACGAATTAAACCGTTTATATAAACACATGCATCCTGAGTTaagaaaaaacttagaaaaagatTATATCAGTGAGGTTTCTGAAATTGTCTCTAGTCAGGTGAACCCAGGGAGCTCAGTTTCAGCAGATGTGCAACAAGCCCGgtatgtttttgaaaatacaaatgacaGTTCCCAAAAAGCTCTGAACTCAGAAAGAGAACACTTGGAGTGGGATGAAATTCTGAAGGGAGAGGTGCAGTCCATGAGATGGATCTTTGAGAATCAGCCTTTAGATTCCATCAATAATGGCTCTCCAGATGAAGATGATATCAACAAGGGCATTGCTGATCAAGAAATCATTGCTGGTGGTGATGTGAAATACACCACATGGATGTTTGAAACCCATCCCATAGATACACTAGGGGACCATTCTTCTGGCACTGaagaaaatgctgagaaaatTCCTGAGCTAGCCAGAGGAGATGTCCGCACAGCCCGGTGGATGTTTGAAACAAAGCCATTAGACTCAATGAATAAAATGCATCAAGAAGAATCGGTGGTAACTGCCGTAAAGGACATAACTGGTGGGGATGTCAAGACTGTGAGATATATGTTTGAAACTCAACATCTGGATCAGCTTGGACAGCTTCATTCAGTGGATGAAGTTCACCTATTGCAACTCAGGTCTGAACTCAAAGAAATTAAGGGAAATGTTAAGAGAagtataaaatgttttgaaactcaACCATTATATGTTATTAGAGATGGTTTAGGTcaaatgttagaaattaaaactgttcACAGAGAAGATGTTGAAAAGGGAGACGTGAGAACAGCACGTTGGATGTTTGAAACACAGCCCTTGGACACAATTAGCAAGGATATCACAGAAATTAAAGTTGTCCGAGGAATATCCACGGAAGAAAATGTCAAAGGTGGGGTGAGTAGGGCCAAGTGGTTATTTGAAACTCAACCTTtggagaaaatcaaagaagagtCAGAAGAGGTCATCattgaaaaggaaacaataatAGGTACAGATGTCTCCAGAAAATGTTGGATGTTTGAAACGCAGCCATTAGACATTCTGAAAGAAGTTCCTGATGCAGATCCTCGAAGATCTGAAGAGATAATAGGTGGTGATGTGCAAACTACTAAGCATCTATTTGAAACACTTCCAATAGAGGCTTTAAAAGATAGCCCTGATGtaggaaaacttcaaaaaattactGCCtctgaagaagaaaggggggatgTTAGACACCAAAAATGGATTTTTGAAACCCAACCTCTGGAAGACATTagagaagataaaaaagaatacatacgAACAGTGAAACTTGAAGAAGTTGACAGAGGAGATGTAAAGAATTACACACATATCTTTGAATCaaacaatttaattaaatttgatgCATCACATAAAATAGAGGTGGAAGGAGTCACAAGAGGTGCTGTAGAGTTAAACAAATCACTCTTTGAAACAACACCACTATATGCCATTCAAGATCACCTTGGAAAATATCATCAAGTCAAGACAGTCCAACAAGAAGAAATCCTAAGAGGTGATGTAAGAAGTTGTAGGTGGCTTTTTGAAACAAGGCCCATTGACCAGTTTGATGAAAGCATTCATAAATTCCAGATAATTAGAGGAATATCTGCTCAAGAAATACAGACTGGAAACGTGAAATCTGCTAAATGGCTATTTGAAACCCAACCTCTTGATTcgattaaatattttagtaatacggaagaagtagaaaataaagctGAACAAGCGACAGATATTGTTAAAGGGGATGTTAAAACTTGTAGATGGCTTTTTGAAACCCAACCAATGGAGTCTCTTTATGAAAAAGTTTCATTAGTGACTGGCAGTGAAGAAATTCATAAGGGAGATGTCAAAGCCTGTACCTGGCTCTTTGAAACGAAGCCACTTGATACCATAAGAGCTGACTCCGAAGCAACAGTCAAACTGCAAACTGTAAAACAGGAGGAGATCCAAGGTGGGGATGTTCGTACAGCATGCTTTCTTTTTGAGACAGAAAATTTGGACAGCAtacaaggagaggaaggaaaagaaatcaaggcCATGGAAATGGATATCCAAGCTGGGGATGTCTCCAGCATGCGGCATAAGTTTGAAAACCAATCTTTAGATTCCATAAGTTCCAGTTCAGAGGAAGTTTTGAAAAAGATCAAAGCCCTAAAGACTGAAGATATTCAGAAAGGCAATGTTTTACATTGTAGGTGGCTTTTTGAAAACCAACCAATTGATATGATAAAAGAGAGCCAAGAAGGTGATGAACTAGTTAAGACAGTGACAGACATACAAGGTGGGGATGTAAGAAAGGGATGCTTTAtttttgagactttttctttAGATGAGATTAAAGAAGAATCTGACTGTATCAGCACCAAGAAAAGAATTACTGAAGAAGTAATGAAGGGTGACGTAAAAAGCTACAGAATGCTCTTTGAAACCCAGCCACTCTATGCAATTCAAGACCGAGAAGGGTATTATCATGAAGTGACAACAGTTAAAAAGGAAGAGGTAATTCACGGAGATGTACGAGGAACTAGGTGGCTTTTTGAAACAAAGCCATTAGACTCAATTAATCAGTCAGAGACTGTGTATGTTATTAAATCTGTCACCCAGGAAGACATTCAGAAGGGAGATGTTAGTTCTGTCAGATACAGATTTGAAACCCAGCCACTGGATCAGATTTCAGAAGAATCACGTGGTGCTAGGCCCACTGTGGACTCTATTCAAGGTGGGGATGTAAAGACAAGTAAACAATTTTTTGAGTCTGAAAATTGTGGTAAGAATACTTATGTAAGAACAGTAAGTGTCAATGAAATACAAAAGGGCAATGTTAAAACATCTACTTGGCTATTTGAAACCCACACCATAGATGAGCTGAGAGGAGAAGGGTCAGAATATGAAAATATCAAAACAGTCACCCAGGAAGATATGCAGAAAGGTGATGTTAAGCAGGCAGTATGGCTTTTTGAAAATCAAACTTTGGATTCTATTAAGGAAGCAGATGAAAGCACCACAAAAATCATCAAGGAGGGAATCCCTTCTTCTGATGTCAAGACAACTACCTGGCTCTTTGAAACTACACCCCTTcatgaatttaatgaaaataggGTAGAGAAGGTAGAAATTATTGGCAAGAGCATTAAGGAAACGTTAGAAGAACTCTACTCTCAAAAAGTGATTGAGGCTCCTGGAATCATCATTGCAGCTGATGAAGTTGGGGATGTTCGAATGGCAAAATACAAGCTAATGAATCAAGCATCTCCTGagatacagaaagaagaaattatcaGGGTTGATCTCAGAAATATAATGGTGAACCTGCTTTCCAAAAGAGACTGTACAAAAAGGGAGATTCGGGTTagtgaagaagagaagggaaatgttAATTTGACCAAAACTCAATTATTAAACAGATCAACAGAATTTCAtgctgaaaaagaagaaatagtgaGTGGTGATGTACAACAAGCAATAAAAAACTTGTTCTCTGAGGAAAGATCTGTAAAGAAAGGCATTATAATTCAGGaagatgaaagaggagatattaaTATGACTATCTATTGTCTTCTTCATGAAAATGCTGGTGACACAGTTGAGCGTGAAGAAGTAATAGGAGGTGATGTAAAACGTACCATTCATAATTTGCTATCTTCCAtatcaaacaataaaatatctgaaagggCTAAAATCGATGCCTCTGAGAGGGGAAATGTTCAGTTTTTCACAACATGCATAGAAATTGGAGCATTGGATTATCTTAAACAACTCCAGACAGGGTCAAGTGAAACACTGACAGCtaggaaacaagaaagagaggaagaaataattgGTGGTGATGTGGAGGGTACAAAACTGTTACTAAAGAAAAGGCAGTCTCAGGTTGAACGTACTGTTAATGAAACTGACATCATTCCAGGAGATGTGCATAATACAGTTAAGGTTTTTATGACAGAGCCTCAGACAACATTTTGCAAGACACCCAAAGAAGATATTATAAAAGGTGATTTGAAATCAACCCTAAATTCCCTCAGCCAGGCCATAAATCAGAAAACAGTGgctaaaacagaagaaattataaaaggtGACATGCTGGCCACACTCAAGTCACTAAAGGAATCAAACCACCAATGGAAAGAATCTAAACAGCCCAATGCCATCCCTGCTGACATTGAAAAAGCTATTGAATGCCTTGAAAAGACCACAAACACAAGAACAGAAATCCTGAAAAAGGAGCTTATCCGGGATGATCTGGAAATATCATTAAGGAATCTGAAAGAAGCACAGAGAGCTTTCAAAGAGGTAGATAAAAGAGGTGTAATGAAAGAAGATGTGAAAGGTGTGATGGGAGGATCCTCAGAAGAGCAGAAAACAAAGATTCATCAGGTGGCTGTCCAGAGGGACACAAAAAATGTTCTTCAGCCAAGACCAGGACCATTTGAGCCAGCAGCCAGGTGGCAAGGGGGAGCAGACATTTCTAATCAAACTATAGGCAAATCTTATCATGGAAATTTAATAGAAGAAAGAACTGAAGTTACTCTTCCAAAAGCCCCCAAAGGCACTGTAAAGATTGTCATAGATCGTGAACAAAACAATGATGCTCTTGAGAAAAGCCTTAGAAAACTATCTAACTCACACCACAAAGCGACTAACAATGTGTTGGAATCAGGGGACAGAGTGGGTGTCTGGCCTGAGACCATAGCAGAGCAGCACCTTAGTGATGAACATGTGGGCAGACAATTGACTTCAACTCTGTCATCTGAGGAAAATCTAAAAACTAAGGAATCAGAGACTGTGAGAGAACAGAAGACTGCTGTCTTTAACTGTACTCAATCTATCGATAAAACAGTAGGAAAGCAACAGACTCAAACTTGCAAACTGAGGAAAGACCACCAGCAGACTGAGTCTTTCTCTGTAAAGAGTCCTAAAATTACCAAAAACACTAAAATACCAACAGATAAACAAAGCCCTAAGCCCAGTCCAACCCAGGGTCTGGTCAACATGACAGTTGGGGAAACTTGCAAAGTTTCAGAGGACTTTCAGAAGCAAACTTTGTTAGAGCAAGAAATACAATGTtctaataaaactataaagaaaaagaacatgaaccCTCAGCCAACTTTGCCTATAGATCAAGACATATCAAATATAACAGAACTGAAAGTCTCCCCAAAAAGCCACAGTAAATTTAAGGCAACTGACAAAAAGCAGGCTGATGTTCATCTGCAGAGCCAGGACTTTCTAATGAAGACAAATACTTCCACGGACTTAAAAATGGCAATGGAAACGTCCTTTAATTCAATCAACTTTAACgctgaaaataatggaaaagaaagtgAAGGCTCTCTGCCACCTCcgtctccacctcctcctccaccttccaacGCGTCATCGGAAATtgaattccctcttcctcctccacctcctttAGCGATGTTGCCTGAAAAAAATGCCCCAGAAATGATAAAGGCTGAATTTGAAAGTTTCCCaggcctccctcttcctccaccaccaGAAGATGATAAATCGGAAAGAGAAGGTCTATCAGTGTTtccaccacctccccctcctccaactCCATCTCTTAAACCAGCGCATCTCCTTTCCTGCTCTGTTCAAGAAAAGCACAGGGGGACATTCATACAATATTCTCAAGAAGCCTCAAGTTCCCAGCAAACTCATTCTCAGGCGAAAGTCCTAACGGGAAAATCAGGAGTACTTTTGCCACCTCCCACACTCCCCAAACCCAAATTTCCCAAACGGATAGAAGATAAAAAGAATCACGGTTCCCCAAAAGTTGAATTGGAAAATTCCCTACCAGATATGGAATGTAAAATTACTCCCTCAAATGATCAGAAAAGAGTGATAACGGCGACTAGCAGTGAACACACAGAGATGAAGCAGAACATATCTAGAAGAGGTCTTGATGAAAGAAAGCAATTATCTATGGACTCGATGAGGTCTCTCTCACAGACAGTTCCAGAAACTTCACTACCCAAGGAAAAAACAATGGCACCTATTATAAAATCTCATTCATTCTCAGCAGGTTCAGGACAACAAAGTCCAAAACCTTATATGAGAAAATTTAAGACACCTTTAATGATCGCAGAAGAAAAGTACAGACAACAAAGAGAAGagcttgaaaaacagaaacatgagAGTTCTTGCTACAACATAGTCAAAACAGAAAGCCCAAATCAAAACATGCCAGAGTTGCAAAAGAAAGTACTGTTACAAAAAACAAATGAGGAGGCTCCCCTACCTGGAATGGATTCAGGGGTCACTTTGGTTCAACCCAACCCAAACTCTCAAAGTCATCCTCAAGTCCTAGGAGTGTGTACTGACAACCAGCTTTCCACAGCACCAGCAGGGACAGTCACCGCCAAGGGGCTCCAACATGTTGTAGCAGCCTCAGAAGACAAAGCTACCATGAAAAAGGAAGTTTTACAGAGCTCAAGGGACACGTTACAATCTGTATCAGCTTGTGAAATCAAACAGAGGCATCAGGAGTGTAGTACACAGCAAACACAACAGAAGTATCTGGAGGAGTTGCACTTGCCCCAAAGAAAACCAGTTTCCCCAAGTTTCAAAGTTAAAACTATCAAGCTTCCAACTGCAGATCGCAAATCAAATGAAACAGACCACATCTATGAAAGCCGTAAAAAGCAATCTGACGTTGATGTTCAAACCATTAGCAAGGAACAGTGCCAGAaaactgagaaaactgaagcaacaAGCACTGAATATGATAATAAGCAATCTGTAGctgaaaaatattatcaattacctaagaaggagaaaagagtaaCAATAGAACTGCCCATGGAACCCACTGGGAAAAGCCATGAAAGTCAACTCACTATAGTTCCTGAGAAGCAAGGAGAATTTAGACAATCTGAGAATGGGAAAcctcaaggaagtgaaagaacaAATCAGGAACCATCAACGATTGGTCCAAAGGAAGAGAGACTAAGAGTTGAGAGAAAACGAGAACATTTGAATAAATCAGCACAGAAGGTAGTCAAGCAAAAGGTTACTAATGTACATCTTGATTCACAGATACAGAATATTCAGCAAACACAAATACAGACTTCCGAAAGTCAAGTTGAACATAAAAAATTGCCCCAGCCATACAATAATCTGCAGGAAGAAAAATGTCTTGGAGTCAAGGGCATACAACAGAAACAAGTCTTTTCTGATAGTAAAGATTCAAAGCAAGAGATTACACAGAGcaaatctttattttcctctgtgaAAGAATCCCAGCAGGATGATGGAAAATGTGCTATAAATATATTGGAATTCTTGAGAAAACGTGAAGAACTACAACAGATTTTGTCTAGGGTAAAACAGTTTGAAATGGAGCCAGATAAAAATGGCCTTAAAACGTTTCGGACACTGCTAAATATTATTCCAGTATGGctattaagtgaagaaaaaagacaatacgGTGTTTGCATTGCTATGGAGAATAACAcagaaaaaatcaaagaagaaataacgcGTATTAAAACTCAAGCAGAGGATATGCTTGTGTCCTGCGAGAATATAATTCAAACAGCCATGATAGCctccaaagaagaaaagcagcgAAATAAACTCACTAGCCTTAATGAAACGTTATCTAAAGTGTCTAACGTTAGTGAACAGCAAGAAAATACAATTGTAGAAAAAACAGAGCACCGTCAAGTAGCAACGCATGAGGAAGCAACTGCTCACAGTCGTGTGAAAACCCATCAGGAGATTAAACTAGATGACGGCAAgatctctcctccctccttaaAAACACGCCCACCATCACCAACTTTCATAACAATTGAGTCTACCGCTAGGCGACCAGAAACCTCTACTAAGGACGAGCTCTCTCAGTCCCCTAAAAAAGACAGTGTTGCTGAGCCATCACCGCGAAGCCCCGTGTCACAAACGTCTAGAGCTGGCACAGCACACGCTTCCCCTTCTCCGCCCAGGAGTCGCTCTGAGCAGCTCGTCAAACTCAAAGACACCACCGCAAAATTGGCCAGAGGGGCCGCCCCGTGTCCGTCAGTGACCCCGGTTCCGATAGTAGAGAAAAGATCTGAGATCATCACGTCTCCTGCAACACTTCGTCGTCAAATTAAGATAGAAACTCGTGGTAGGGACTCTCCCCCCACAATCACCATACCTATTAGCGTAAATCATGTAGATGGTGGCCCCTTCAGAAGATCTATGAAAGCCCAGGAGGAAATTAGGCAAGTCGAGAAAAGGGCGACATACGCTCACAAAGACGCGGTGAATTCCGCACAGCGCCTGCTGCCAGACGCTGAGAGTTTTGACTCGGTGGAAATCATCCGCACGGTGGAAGGGCCTCGCCGCACAGAGCACACGCAGAGGTATGAAGCCGCCAACCGAACTGTTcaaatggctgaaaatttcctgagtgaccatgaaaatgaaataaacagatgGTTTAGGGAATTCGAAGCTGGCCCGGTTTTCGAAGCCAAGTCAAACAGGAGAGTTTATACAAATGGAGAAGCTGACCATAATATGAACCAAGAAAGTCGTTCGTTTTGTAAGGAGGAATTTGGATTGACATCTCTAGAAAACACAAGTTTTACAGGCTTTTCTTGCAATCGTCCTAGAGAGTCGCAAGAAAAGGTTCCGGCAAAGCAGCCCAGCGTCCACTCTGAAACAAGGTCTGTAAGCGAACGCTTCTCAGGCGTGGATGCGTTTGAGGGTCAAGTTGTTGGGTCGACGATGACGACGGTCTCTTCATCGCATAGCTCAGAAGCTGGCAAATCTGGCTTTGACTTCAAGCATGCCCCACCAACCTATGAAGATGTCATCGCTGGCCATAGTTTAGATATTTCTGATTCACCTGAAGAGCTCAGGAGGAATTTTCAAAAGGCATGGCAAGAGAGTGAAAGCGTTTTTAAAAGCCTGGGATTTGCAAACTCAGACGCTTCTGCCGCTGAGATGAGAACCACCTTCCAAGGGGAATCTGCGTTTATAAGCG aagccGCTCCTCCAAGACAAGGAAATATGTATACTTTGTCAAAAGACTGTTTATCCAATGGAGTGCCTGGTAGCAGACAAGCAGAGTTTTCATAA